The following proteins are co-located in the Calliphora vicina chromosome 2, idCalVici1.1, whole genome shotgun sequence genome:
- the BicC gene encoding protein bicaudal C, with product MISCINKLLYPTAATVAAASAAATLAPSSGAPSETQSEISSVDSDWSDIRAIAMKLGVSNPDDLHTERFKVDRQKLEQMIKADSSIEGMNGAEYFFESVMKTTETYISWPCRLKIGAKSKKDPHVRIVGKAEEVAKAKERILANLDSRGTRVIMKMDVSYTDHSYIIGRGGNNIKRIMEDTATHIHFPDSNRSNPTEKSNQVSLCGSLEGVEKARALVRLSTPLLISFELPVMAPGRPQPDKETPYVTIVEQKYNVQVIFSSRPKLHSSLVLVKGSEKEAGHVQEATQTLINFSCENIANQILVNMQLEISPQHHEIVKGKNNTNLLSIMERTNTKIIFPDLSDMNVKPLKKSQVTISGTIEGVYKARQQLLGNLPIALIFDFPDNQNDASEIMSLSTKYGVYITLRQKQRQSTLAIVVKGVEKFIDKIYEARHEILRLTTPMIKPEIPETYFMPQDKDLNLVYRTTLTALLAGYTESPKTPNVMSTGHVQISPYGNNNNLLLNHNNTSTPTGICSPTQKYLQIHNNSYARQQQQHQPAQLNHNNNYLQQQQQQQAVHQSHNVSPRNSCSNTSGYQSFSSSTTSLEQAYPPFGNALAGSNVGPNGTTLLTANRPSPFSPDSNYSSEAGCSRLGRRSSDGVLLGLNASGPIGPMIPGSAESYRNLHYDLKHNRTFDFDIKRAMGFKAMERPAVAGELRTPTPNWMGMGLSRTSPAPIETVDDLAPWQRGLAGAGILASPYSLGATTGIVDSTPTNRRLQLTQYKDIHSLLTALGLEHYIKIFVLNEIDLEMFTTLTEENIIEMGITAFGPRKKMLTAIHTLQANEAVTSTMPPSSSSNASSPRFSGSAAPGAERRPSNQW from the exons ATGATTTCTTGCATCAATAAACTTTTGTATCCCACGGCTGCCACAGTGGCCGCAGCTTCAGCTGCAGCTACATTGGCCCCTTCGAGTGGAGCACCCAGTGAAACACAAAGTGAAATTTCATCCGTGGATAGCGACTGGAGTGACATAAGAGCGATAGCAATGAAACTGGGTGTTTCCAATCCCGATGACTTGCACACCGAACGTTTCAAAGTGGACCGTCAGAAATTGGAACAAATGATAAAAG CTGACAGTTCCATTGAAGGTATGAATGGAGCagagtatttttttgaaagc gtGATGAAAACTACTGAAACTTATATAAGCTGGCCTTGTAGACTTAAAATCGGTGCAAAGAGTAAAAAGG ATCCTCATGTTCGTATAGTAGGTAAAGCTGAAGAAGTAGCAAAAGCTAAAGAACGTATTTTAGCTAATCTAGACTCAAGA GGCACACGTGTTATTATGAAAATGGATGTCTCTTACACGGATCACTCCTATATTATAGGACGTGGTGGTAATAATATAAAACGTATCATGGAGGATACGGCAACACATATACATTTTCCCGATTCGAATCGTTCGAATCCTACGGAAAAATCTAATCAAGTTTCGCTATGTGGTTCTTTAGAGGGTGTCGAAAAGGCCAGAGCTCTGGTTCGTTTATCTACACCATTACTAATATCATTTGAATTGCCTGTTATGGCACCAGGACGACCACAGCCAGACAAGGAAACACCATATGTAACAATAGTAGAGCAGAAATACAATGTGCAg GTCATATTTTCTTCTCGTCCTAAATTACATTCATCCTTGGTTTTGGTAAAGGGTTCTGAAAAAGAAGCTGGACATGTTCAAGAAGCTACGCaaactttgataaatttttctTGTGAAAATATAGCA AATCAAATATTGGTAAATATGCAATTGGAAATCTCTCCGCAGCATCATGAAATCGTTAAAGGAAAGAATAATACAAACTTATTGAGTATTATGGAACGTACAAATACTAAG ataatatTCCCCGATTTATCGGATATGAATGTTAAACCATTGAAGAAATCTCAAGTGACTATTAGTGGGACCATAGAAGGTGTCTATAAAGCACGACAACAGTTACTC gGTAATCTACCGATCGCTTTAATATTTGACTTTCCCGACAATCAAAACGATGCCTCTGAAATAATGAGCCTTAGCACTAAATATGGCGTTTACATAACGTTACGTCAAAAGCAACGACAAAGCACTTTGGCCATTGTTGTAAAGGGTGTGGAAAAGTTTATAG ATAAAATATACGAAGCCCGTCATGAGATTTTACGTTTGACAACACCGATGATTAAACCGGAAATACCGGAGACATATTTTATGCCACAGGACAAAGATCTCAATTTGGTTTATCGTACCACATTGACAGCTTTGCTGGCTGGCTACACAGAGAGTCCAAAGACTCCGAATGTAATGTCAACAGGACATGTACAAATATCACCATATGgcaacaataataatttgttgctcaatcacaacaaca CCAGCACTCCAACGGGCATTTGCTCGCCGACTCAAAAGTATTTGCAGATCCACAACAACTCATATGCccggcaacagcaacaacatcaaccaGCACAACTCAATCACAATAACAACTATCTTCAA caacaacaacagcagcaggcTGTACATCAATCTCACAATGTGTCGCCTCGCAACAGTTGCAGCAATACAAGCGGTTACCAGAGTTTCAGCAGCAGTACTACATCATTGGAACAGGCTTATCCACCATTTGGAAATGCATTAGCCGGCTCTAATGTTGGCCCCAATGGTACCACTTTATTAACGGCCAATAGACCATCCCCATTTTCGCCGGACTCGAACTATAGCAGTGAAGCTGGTTGCAGCCGTTTGGGCAGGAGATCCAGTGATGGAGTTTTATTGGGTTTGAATGCATCTGGACCCATTGGTCCTATGATACCCGGTAGCGCTGAAAGTTATCGTAATTTACACTATGACTTAAAG CACAATCGTACTTTTGATTTTGACATTAAGCGCGCCATGGGTTTTAAGGCCATGGAACGTCCAGCCGTTGCTGGGGAACTGCGTACTCCCACACCCAATTGGATGGGTATGGGCTTGAGTCGCACTTCACCTGCTCCAATCGAGACTGTCGATGATTTGGCACCATGGCAACGTGGTCTGGCAGGAGCTGGTATTCTTGCTTCACCCTATAGTTTGGGTGCAACAACTGGAATTGTTGATTCGACGCCCACCAATCGTCGCCTTCAGCTTACTCAATACAAAGACATACACTCATTGTTGACAGCCTTGGGTTTGGAGCATTATATTA aaattttcgttttgaaCGAAATCGATTTGGAAATGTTTACTACACTCACCGAAGAGAATATTATTGAAATGGGTATCACAGCATTTGGACCTCGCAAGAAAATGCTAACAGCTATACACACCTTGCAAGCTAATGAGGCGGTCACATCAACAATGCCCCCTTCATCCTCCTCGAATGCCTCTTCTCCACGATTTTCTGGATCTGCAGCACCCGGTGCTGAACGTAGACCTTCAAATCAGTGGTAG